The Solanum lycopersicum chromosome 9, SLM_r2.1 genome window below encodes:
- the LOC138338639 gene encoding uncharacterized protein, producing MRASSLNKSSLFKVRKYIAQHTCCVRERVYVRRQEITDVVAVLIMDNYIDPSMVYTPKDVADDMLKLHGVSLTYIQAWRAKEKAVKLVISKIMINLYSNSYVLFLHFGANISGSVLKIKRNEGDTFLYAFVALEACIRDGEYCRSIVVVDGAALKCSYGGTMLTASTLDPGGYILPLAYAIVDSENDASWIWFFEQFREAYGVRQNMCFMSDGNESIWKGTTNVYPESEHYACIWHLSVNVLKNFNRILKI from the exons ATGAGGGCATCTAGTTTGAATAAATCTAGTTTATTCAAAGTTCGAAAGTATATTGCTCAGCACACATGTTGTGTTAGAGAAAGAGTTTATGTCAGACGTCAAGAGATAACTGACGTTGTAGCTGTCTTGATAATGGATAATTATATTGATCCATCTATGGTATATACTCCAAAAGATGTAGCTGATGATATGTTGAAATTGCATGGTGTTTCGTTGACATACATACAAGCATGGAGAGCTAAAGAAAAAGCAGTAAAGCTG GTAATTtcgaaaataatgataaatttatacAGTAACAGTTAtgt gttatttttacattttggaGCAAACATATCAGGAtctgttttgaaaataaaaaggaatgaaGGTGATACATTTTTATACGCATTTGTTGCTTTAGAAGCATGTATTAGGGATGGGGAATATTGTAGGTCAATTGTAGTTGTTGATGGTGCTGCATTAAAATGTTCATATGGTGGTACAATGTTAACTGCAAGCACATTGGACCCGGGAG GTTATATACTTCCGTTGGCGTATGCGATAGTAGATTCTGAAAATGATGCTTCATGGATATGGTTCTTTGAGCAATTTAGAGAAGCATATGGAGTTAGACAAAATATGTGTTTTATGTCAGACGGAAATGAAAGCATATGGAAAGGGACAACAAATGTATATCCTGAATCAGAACATTATGCATGCATATGGCATTTATCAGTCAATGTTTTGAAGAATTTCAATAGAATACTGAAGATTTGA
- the LOC101262247 gene encoding protein LIGHT-DEPENDENT SHORT HYPOCOTYLS 4-like yields the protein MDSFVEVEPSNTTTNNNNITSSSSTSSSRYENQKRRDWNTFGQYLKNHRPPLSLSRCSGAHVLEFLRYLDQFGKTKIHTLICPFYGLPNPPAPCPCPLRQAWGSLDALIGRLRAAYEENGGNPEMNPFGTRAVRLYLREVRDLQSKARGVSYEKKKRKRPSQPSPPPLQSG from the coding sequence atggATTCCTTTGTAGAAGTAGAGCCTTCCAACACCACCaccaataacaacaacattacatcatcatcatctaccTCATCAAGTCGATATGAGAATCAGAAACGCCGTGATTGGAACACTTTCGGTCAGTACCTTAAAAACCACAGACCaccactctccctctctcgttgTAGTGGAGCTCATGTCCTTGAATTCCTCCGTTACCTTGATCAATTTGGCAAAACTAAAATCCATACGCTGATATGTCCATTTTACGGTCTTCCAAATCCTCCAGCACCTTGTCCATGTCCTCTTCGTCAAGCTTGGGGTAGCCTTGATGCACTTATTGGACGTCTTAGAGCTGCTTATGAAGAAAATGGTGGAAATCCTGAAATGAACCCTTTTGGTACTCGTGCTGTTAGGCTTTATCTTCGCGAAGTTCGCGATTTGCAATCAAAAGCAAGAGGTGTAAGCtatgaaaagaagaaaagaaaacgaCCATCACAACCATCACCACCACCATTACAATCGGGATGA
- the LOC101260859 gene encoding U-box domain-containing protein 3, which yields MELTSVRCLINSISRFIHLVTCLTSKSMPGQKNYKNIATLLKLLKPVLDDVAQQKAPSDETICRQCEELDVAINEARESLEEWSLKKSKILWVLQSEPELLKIQSIALKLSHTLCELLESSPPSLGPSEIQPFIQEIQKFEVGQISKQMNMAPEVGKILVSESLTEMIHSLNFVSHEELLNECIALEKERMNAKDNETRGDLDKISLSIDLFSDIRDCMLELDHFKAIDGIKIPPYFRCPLSLELMVNPVIIASGQTYEKTSIQKWLDHGLTTCPRTNQALAHSNLIPNYTVKALIENWCEVNKVRLNGNPESTHDGITSNPVHLTDMDDVRGSSDTSNSMSRLCHQGGQAFEKVDCTSELSEEEFSACRIREAEKSGHTSPGISYIHSRSESVSSAVSSIEYLPSASTDVSRISSKHDNVSDTSGEVQCDYRISSPCNKSVGNSPNLSARQYHSSKTMSEMAVNGLHNHARQLSLPTKSASDDLTTSSHVEKLIRDLESQSTEVQMAAAAEFRFLAKHNMENRAIIGRCGAIAPLISLLNSDVKPTQEHAVTALLNLSINEDIKAMIAEQGALEPLIHVLRTGNAGAKENAAAALFSLSLLEEYRKKIGRSGAVKALVDLLGLGTIRGKKDAATALFNLSIFHENKARIIQVGAVKHLIRLLDPSNVMVDKAVALLANLSTISEGCLAIAREEGIPSLVEIVETGSQRGKENAASILLQLCLNSPKYCRLVLQEGAVPPLVALSQSGSPRAKEKAQQLLSHFRSQREGATGRGKS from the exons ATGGAGTTGACATCTGTAAGGTGCCTTATAAACAGTATCTCTCGATTCATTCACCTCGTGACATGTCTAACATCAAAGAGTATGCCTGGTCAAAAGAACTACAAAAATATTGCAACTTTGTTGAAGCTATTGAAACCAGTACTGGATGATGTTGCTCAACAGAAAGCTCCTTCAGATGAAACCATATGCAGGCAGTGTGAAGAACTAGATGTAGCCATTAATGAAGCTAGGGAATCACTGGAAGAATGGTCTCTGAAGAAGAGCAAAATTCTCTGG GTTTTGCAGAGTGAACCTGAGTTGCTGAAAATCCAGAGCATTGCACTCAAGTTGTCTCACACTTTATGTGAATTACTAGAATCATCACCGCCTTCTCTGGGTCCTTCTGAAATTCAG CCATTCATACAGGAGATTCAAAAGTTTGAAGTGGGGCAAATATCAAAACAGATGAATATGGCTCCCGAAGTAGGAAAGATTCTTGTCTCAGAAAGTCTGACAGAAATGATTCACTCTCTTAATTTTGTATCTCATGAAGAATTATTGAATGAATGTATTGCATTAGAGAAGGAGCGGATGAATGCTAAAGATAATGAAACGAGAGGAGATTTAGATAAGATCAGCCTTTCCATAGATCTCTTCTCTGATATTCGTGATTGTATGCTTGAACTTGACCACTTCAAGGCCATAGATGGTATTAAGATCCCTCCTTATTTCCGGTGTCCCTTGTCTTTGGAACTGATGGTGAATCCAGTCATTATTGCTTCAGGCCAAACTTATGAGAAGACTTCCATTCAAAAATGGCTGGATCATGGACTAACTACATGCCCAAGAACCAACCAAGCACTCGCACATTCAAATCTTATCCCAAATTACACTGTTAAAGCTCTGATAGAGAATTGGTGTGAGGTAAACAAAGTGAGGCTTAATGGGAACCCTGAGTCCACTCATGATGGAATCACATCTAATCCTGTACACCTTACTGATATGGACGATGTGCGAGGTTCCTCAGATACCAGCAATTCAATGTCAAGACTTTGTCATCAAGGTGGACAAGCTTTTGAAAAGGTTGATTGCACATCCGAATTAAGTGAAGAAGAATTTAGTGCATGCCGTATCAGGGAGGCTGAAAAATCTGGCCACACATCCCCAGGGATTTCCTATATTCACAGCCGGAGTGAATCGGTATCAAGTGCTGTTTCCAGTATTGAATATCTTCCCTCAGCGTCAACTGATGTCTCAAGGATATCAAGCAAACATGATAATGTCAGTGATACATCTGGAGAGGTACAATGTGATTACCGCATTTCTTCTCCGTGCAACAAGAGTGTTGGGAATTCTCCTAATTTGTCTGCAAGGCAATATCACAGCTCCAAAACAATGAGTGAAATGGCTGTGAACGGACTTCACAACCATGCTAGACAACTTTCCTTACCAACAAAGTCGGCATCTGATGATCTGACTACGAGTTCCCATGTTGAAAAGCTTATTAGAGACTTGGAAAGTCAATCAACTGAGGTGCAAATGGCAGCTGCAGCAGAATTCCGATTTCTTGCAAAGCACAACATGGAAAACCGAGCTATTATAGGCCGCTGTGGGGCTATTGCTCCACTTATCTCCTTGCTAAACTCTGATGTGAAACCAACTCAAGAGCATGCTGTGACAGCATTGCTAAACTTATCAATAAATGAAGACATCAAGGCCATGATTGCGGAGCAAGGGGCGCTTGAACCCCTCATCCATGTCCTGAGAACAGGAAATGCTGGCGCAAAAGAGAATGCTGCTGCAGCTCTTTTCAGTCTGTCTCTTTTGGAAGAGTACAGAAAAAAGATTGGGCGTTCTGGAGCAGTGAAAGCGTTGGTTGATCTTCTTGGTTTAGGTACCATCAGAGGGAAAAAAGACGCTGCTACAGCATTATTTAATCTGTCaatatttcatgaaaataaagcTCGCATCATTCAGGTTGGAGCCGTGAAGCATCTCATTAGGTTGTTGGACCCTTCAAATGTAATGGTTGATAAGGCTGTTGCTCTTCTTGCAAATTTGTCTACCATTTCAGAGGGCTGCTTAGCTATTGCCCGAGAGGAGGGTATACCATCACTAGTCGAGATTGTTGAAACCGGATCTCAGCGGGGAAAGGAAAATGCCGCCTCAATACTGCTGCAACTGTGTCTCAACAGTCCCAAGTATTGTCGATTAGTGTTGCAAGAAGGTGCTGTCCCACCGCTTGTTGCTTTGTCACAGTCGGGTTCCCCAAGAGCAAAGGAGAAG GCACAACAACTTCTCAGTCATTTCCGGAGTCAACGCGAAGGAGCCACGGGGAGAGGAAAGTCATGA